The following coding sequences are from one Candidatus Poribacteria bacterium window:
- a CDS encoding DUF423 domain-containing protein, which yields MQNLFFALGSGLSLLGVVFGAFGAHALRSKLSPEMLETFEIAVRYQMYHSLGLIAAAWAVSQWQNQLTATSGWCFFAGILIFSGSLYILSLTGIRWLGAITPIGGLAFIVGWSCLTLAAIRG from the coding sequence ATGCAGAATCTTTTCTTTGCACTCGGTTCAGGTTTGAGCCTATTGGGGGTCGTTTTCGGGGCGTTTGGCGCACATGCGCTTCGGTCAAAACTCTCGCCAGAAATGCTTGAGACGTTTGAAATAGCCGTGCGGTATCAGATGTACCATAGTTTGGGGTTGATCGCTGCGGCGTGGGCAGTCTCACAATGGCAGAATCAACTCACGGCAACATCGGGATGGTGTTTTTTCGCTGGCATCCTAATCTTTTCAGGGAGTCTATATATTCTTAGCCTCACAGGCATTCGATGGCTCGGTGCGATTACGCCAATCGGCGGGTTAGCGTTTATCGTGGGGTGGAGTTGCCTGACACTCGCTGCGATTCGCGGGTAA
- a CDS encoding LamG domain-containing protein: MRRSLILLGLAAICVFAVSLSDAVEEKDVLVYYSFDKLSGNKVTDDSENGNDAKLVGKGSLVKGPFNKAIQLNGGVVQMEQNDFIVPIGEIGEITMEAWFFLNQHASYDGIISIEAAAAGCCEFRTMVNPSFNPFWDAGHHADKSLANFQFELKEWYHYVMVADGKDGKIYVNGEFIGAQPENFKWPKFKEAAIYIGAGENPNLHKVEDAIIDEVVIYAKALTAKEVEESMEQSLPGVLGWLAVEARDKLAVTWGELKTDF; the protein is encoded by the coding sequence ATGCGTAGAAGTCTAATCCTGTTGGGACTTGCAGCGATCTGTGTATTTGCCGTGAGTCTCTCCGATGCCGTCGAGGAAAAGGATGTCCTCGTCTATTACTCTTTTGACAAGTTAAGTGGTAATAAAGTCACCGATGATTCTGAAAACGGGAATGATGCAAAGTTGGTCGGAAAAGGTTCACTTGTTAAAGGTCCGTTCAACAAAGCGATCCAACTGAATGGTGGTGTCGTCCAAATGGAACAGAATGACTTCATCGTTCCAATCGGGGAGATAGGGGAAATCACGATGGAAGCGTGGTTTTTCCTTAATCAACACGCTTCGTACGATGGAATCATCTCGATTGAAGCCGCTGCCGCGGGATGTTGTGAATTCCGCACGATGGTGAACCCGAGTTTCAACCCGTTTTGGGATGCCGGACATCACGCCGACAAGAGCCTCGCGAACTTTCAGTTTGAATTAAAAGAGTGGTACCACTATGTTATGGTTGCCGATGGGAAGGATGGCAAAATCTATGTCAACGGTGAATTTATCGGCGCGCAGCCAGAGAATTTTAAGTGGCCCAAGTTCAAAGAGGCAGCGATTTACATCGGCGCAGGCGAAAATCCGAACCTCCACAAGGTAGAAGATGCCATTATTGATGAGGTCGTCATATACGCGAAAGCGTTGACTGCAAAAGAGGTTGAGGAATCGATGGAACAGAGTCTCCCGGGTGTGCTTGGTTGGCTTGCGGTTGAAGCACGCGACAAGTTAGCAGTGACGTGGGGAGAATTGAAAACCGATTTCTAA